CAGCCCTTGCGCCTCCAACCGGCGGAGGAGGGGATACAACGTGCCCTGATCCACCTCCAAGCCGAGGTCGGCGAGTTTCTTCAGCAGGGAGTAACCGTATTCCGCCGCGCCCAGTTGGCTGAGTGCCGCGAGCACGATCACCCCGCGCCGCAACTCCAATACGACATTTTCGAGCGATTCTGTGTTTGCCATATTTCAACCTTTGCCGCATTATACTGTGTGATATACGATATGTCAAGGGTAAAATATAAGGTTAGGAATGTCATTGCTACGGCGCACAGCGCCCGGAGCAATCTCCAAAATGATGGGGAGATTGCTTCGTCGTCGTTTCGCTCCTTCTCGCAATGACATCGTTCTTTTATGCTACACTTCCTTCATGAAACTGGGAATTGTCACCGACTCGACCTCCGACCTGCCAGGCTACCTGATCGAACAACACGAGATCCAGGTTGTTCCCACTGTGCTTGTTTTGGAAGGAAGGGAATACAAGGACGGGATCGGAATCTCACGCGAGGAGTTCTACGCGCGCCTTCCCTCGCTTCAAACTCATCCGACGACTGCCGCGCCGTCGATTGGAGATTTTCTTTCGCCGTATCGGACCCTGCTCGATTCAGGCTGTGACCATATCCTCTCCATCCATGCCGCTTCGCAATTGACGGCCATCGTCAACATCGCAAAACAGGCGGCGGGAAATTTCCCCGGCAAAGTCACTGTAGTGGATAGCGGCTCGCTTTCGATGGGGCTGGGCTTTCAAGTCCTTGCCGCCGCCGAAACGGGCGACCTGGGTTTGAAGGCCGCTCTCGAAGCCGCAGAATCCGCGCGGAAACGATTACAAGTCAAAGCCGCGCTCGACACGCTGGAATACCTCAAACGAAGCGGACGCGTACCGGGTGTGGTCGCCAATTTGGGCGGATTGCTTTCCATCAAGCCGATGATCGAATTGCGCGATGGTGAGGTTAAAGCCATCGGCGCGGTCCGCACGACAGCGCTGGTGGACGAGAAGATTTTGAACTTTGCCCTTGAAGTCGGCGAGATGGAACGTCTCGCCATTTTGCACACCAATGCCGAAGCCCGCGCCCGGAAATTATTGGATGAGTTGATGGAGCGGGCGAGAAAGTCAGTACCGAGGGAAATTTTGCTCGTCAATATCACCGCCGTGATCGGCACACATCTTGGACCGAACGGTCTGGGTTTTGCGGCGATAAAGAAGTAAACAATCGCCCATGATAAAATTGTCCATATGCAACCTTCACTGGAAAAACTGAGAAAATTCTTCCGGCTCGAACACGAAAACAAATACGAAAACACCGCCATCATCGGCGGACTTGCCAAAATGCTCGATTACTGGGAAGGGGAGGCGCGCGCCGACGGCATCACCGAAGAGGTGATCCAAGCGGTTGTTTCGCGGCTTCGGGGATATGAAAAGTTACCTCCCGCCGGGCGGGCGGATTCTTTGAAGGGGCTTTGGAAGCGGATCGGTGAGACCTACCCCGAGGCGGGACAAAAACCAAAGACGCAGAACCAGCCTCCCCGTCCGCCGCGAAGCGATGCCGAAGGGACGGCAAATGCTCCAGAAGCCGCACCCGCCCCGTCGAGGAATCAAAACCAGCAGCGTCAGCATCCTCAAAAACAAAAACATGCGCCGGGGCAGAGATTCGATTCTGCAACGAGCGCAAGGCACAGTCAGACTCCCGCCGCGTTGAACGCGCAGTTGACGGTTTTGCAGGGAGTGGGACCGCGCAACGCCGAGTCTTTGGAAAAACTTGGGATGAAGACCTTGGGGGATATGCTGTATTACTTCCCGCGCCGCTACGAAGATTACACATTGCTCAAGCCGATTCAATCGTTGATGTACGGCGATGTGGTGACCGTGCTGGGTACGATCCAAAGCGTTCACAACCGGCCGGTGCGCGGCGGCAAGATGAATATCATCGAGGTCATTATCAGCGACGGCACGGGATCGATGCGAATCACTTTCTTCAACCAGCCGTGGTTGATGAACCGGCTCAAACAGGGCGACGCCATCTCCGTTTCCGGAAAGATCGATCAATATCTTGGGCGCATAGTGATGAACAGCCCCGATTGGGAAAGCGTGGAGATGGAAAATCTGCACACCAATCGCATTGTGCCGATCTATTCGTTGACGGAACGCATCACACAAAAATGGCTTCGCAACCAGATGAAGCAGGTCGTTTCATATTGGGCGCCCGCCGTGGTGGATGCCCTGCCCGATACGATAAAACGCGAGGCGCAATTGGTTTCGCTAGGCGAAGCGTTGACGCAGGCGCATTTTCCCGATTCGCAGGCGCGGCTCAAACTGGCGCGCGAACGACTCGCCTTCGATGAGATCTTTTATTTGCAAATGGGCGTATTGCGACAAAAACGCGATTGGCAGGCTGTGGAAGGCAAACGCTTCGCCGTCCCGGACGAGTGGCTGGGTGCGCGTTTGGCGGCTTTGCCCTTCACCCTGACCTCTGCCCAGCAAAAGTCGTTGAGCGATATCCGGCGCGATCTGGATTCGGGCAAACCGATGAATCGGCTCATCCAAGGCGATGTGGGTTCCGGCAAGACGGTCATTGCTGCGCTCGGCGCGAGCATGGTCATTACAAATGGAGCGCAAGCCGCGGTCATGGCGCCGACCTCCATTTTGGTGGAGCAACATTTCCGCACGATCAGCAGTTTGCTCGCTGGAGAAAATGGATTTTTACGGCAGGATGAGATCCGCCTGCTGGTGGGGAGCACGACCGGGTCCGAGAAGGAGGCGATCCGCGCGGGTCTTGCGGACGGCTCGATCAAGATCGTCATCGGCACCCATGCGGTCATCGAACCGGATGTTCAGTTCAAGGAATTGCAATTTGTTGTCATCGACGAGCAGCATCGCTTTGGCGTGGAACAGCGCGCCGAGTTGAGGAGCAAAGGCACGAACCCGCATCTTCTGGTCATGACCGCCACTCCCATTCCGCGTTCGCTGGCGCTGACGATGTTCGGTGACCTCGATATTTCCGTCATGGATGAAATGCCCGTCGGGAGACAACCCATCGCGACGCATGTCCTTCGTCCGCAGGAACGCGAACGCGCCTATACGATGATCCGCGCGCAGGTGAAGAACGGCAACCAGGCATTCATCGTCTATCCTTTGATCGACGAGAGCGAAAAGATCAACGTCCGCGCGGCCGTCGACGATTTTGAGACCCTATCCAACCAGGTTTTCCCCGACCTGAAACTTGCCCTGCTCCACGGACGAATGAAACCGGGCGAAAAAGACGATGTAATGCTGAAATTCCGCGATAAGGAATTCGACATCCTTGTCTCGACGACGGTCATCGAAGTGGGTGTGGACGTACCCAATTCAACACTGATGCTCATCGAAGGTGCGGACCGATTCGGCCTGGCGCAACTGCATCAACTTCGCGGACGTGTCGGGCGCGGCTCGGTGGCGTCCACCTGTCTGTTGATTCCCACACACGAAGACGAGGCGGAGAATGAACGTCTACAGGCAATGGCGACCACCAATAACGGCTTCGAACTCGCCGACCTCGATCTGAAACTGCGCGGACCGGGCGAATTCCTCGGCACCCGCCAGGCAGGCTTTGCCTCGTCGTTGAAGATGGCAAGCATCACTGACGTGGCATTGATCGAAAAAGCACGCGAGCACGCAAAAGCGTTGTTCGAGCGCGACCCATACCTTTCCCAGCCGGAACACGCACTCCTCGCCGAATCCTTCGAAAGATTCTGGAAAGGTACGACAAGCGACTTGTCATAAATAATTCTTGGGGACGCGATTTATCGCGTCCCCAAGAATAAAGGAATTTTGGAGAAACATGGTCAGAGCCTTATTTCCCGGAACGTTCGACCCGATCCATTACGGACACATGGACATTGCCAACCGCGCCTCGAAGTTGTTCGATGAAGTGGTGATGGCGGTTTACGACAAGCCGTTAAAGTCGCTGATGTTTTCACCTGAGGAACGCATTGCACTGGTGAAAGAGGCGTTCAAGGATAACGCCAAGATCAAAGTCACAGGCTACAGCGGGTTGACCATCGAATTTGCCCGGAAGATCGAAGCGCATGTCATCGTACGCGGGCTGCGGGTTTTTTCCGATTTCGAGTTCGAATTCCGCATGGCATTGGCGAACCAGCGCCTGGCGGGGGATGCGGTCGAAACGGTCGCGCTTATCACTGCTGAACAGCACACCTTCCTTTCATCATCCACCGTACGCGAGATCGCCATGCTCGACGGCAATGTTTCCAGCATGGTGCCGCCGCATGTCGACCGGGCTTTGAAGGGGAAGGTCGCCCAAATGGGGGAGCAATCCCTGCCGAATGCGCTGCGGGATTAATGTGCTAGAATTGATTTAATCCTGATGGGAAGGATTGGATATGCAATATAATTTCGATTGGGATCCTGTAAAAGCAAGACGGAATCTCAAGAAACACGGCGTCAGTTTTTTACGGGCTGCCAGGGTCTTTCTAGATCCTTTTGCGATATCCATTTACGATGAAGACCATAGTGAAAACGAAGATCGCTGGGTTACAATCGGGGCAGAGAGTAACGAGATATTACTGGTAGTTGTCCATACTTTCCGAAATGTGGACGCGGACAACACGATCATAAGAATCATATTTGCCAGGATCGCTGATAAAGATGAGGCGCAGCAATATCATGAAAGGCGCTCGTGACATGAAAGATAAATATGATTTCTCAAAAGGTGAGCAAGGTAAATTTTATCGTTCGGATGCGATTTTGAAAATCCCCATTTACCTGGACGATGATATTTTTGCGTTCATAGAAGAATATGCGAGGGAGAAGAACTCGGATGTTCAGACTGCGGTAAATGAAATCCTGCGTCATAATAAGGAAATGCTTCAGGCACTTAAAAGTTGAGCCTGAGGAGCGAATATATGGACATTCTTCAATTAATCGACCGTCTCGAAGAACTCTTCAACGATGCGAAGGCTGTGCCTTTCACGCATAACGTTGTTGTCGATGAAGATAAGATGCTCGAGCTCATCGACCAGATGCGGATTACGATCCCCGAAGAGGTGAAGAAAGCCCAACAGATCGTAGCCCAGCGCGAACGCGTCATGGCGCAAGCCCAGGAGGAATCCAACCGCACCCTGCAGATCGCGCGTGACAAAGCGGACCAGCTGGTCCAAAAGGATATCGTCACGCAGGAAGCCCAGCGCCGCGCGGACCAGATCGTTTCGCAGGCGCGTGCCGAAGCCGAAGCCATCCGCGCCGACGCTGATAATTACGTTCTCGATATGCTCATGCAATTGCAGGATCAGATCGCCAAACTCAGCAATCAGGTCAATAACGGCATCCGCATGGTGCAGGAGGATCAGTTGCGAAAGTCAGCCGCATCTCCATCCGTAAGTATGCCGGATAAAGTGGAAAAATAGAAACGACATCCCCGCCATGGAGACGGGGATGTTTTTTCGAGGGACATGCACCCGACTTTACGCGGCTCGGTTCTTTAGCTCAAGCCTGTATCCTTTCTCCCAAGCCTTCGACATGCTGACGAAGATTCCCGTCCCCAGCAATAGTAATCCGACCCCGATCACCGTCATGGACGCATTGAAAGCGTCCGCATAATTGACCCCGCCCCAGGTGTGCGTCGTTCCCATTGTGAATTGGATGGTGAGGGTCATGATTCCCAGCAGGATCGCCGCCGCGCCGCCCGCCGGTTTGTTCTGGCTGGTTTTGGCTTTCGCAAAATCGACACCCTGCCAGATCGTCGGTACCTTGAAGATCAGGAAGATCACCAGAGTTAGAAGCGTGGTGTACACCACTGCATCCACCGGCATGGACTTGCCGCGCAAAGCACGCGAGGCGAAAATGTGGATGAAGCCGATGACAACGCCTGCGATCAACACGATGAGCGCATAACGGTAGGACTTGTCCGCGCCTCTCACGAGCATGATTGTGGCACGGATGCCCATGATGCCGAGAACCACCCCGACCAAAACGAACAGAATGTAGAGCCATTGGAACGGTGCGAGCAAAGCCATGCTGTCGCCGAATCCAATGGGATTGAATGCAGCGCAGGAAGTGCCTATTCCACCCAGCAGGGTGAAGCCACCCGTCAAGCCCATCAGCACGATGCCGATGAAGCGCAGGAACCTGGCAAAGAAACTATTTGTGGACATTGTATTCTCCTTTTGTAGAAAAAAGTAGCGCAAGTCTCGGACCTGCGCTACGGATTAGCCGAATTTGAAACCTGCTACAAAAAGGGCTGTTGTCAGCAGGAGCAACATTGGAAACAACCTCATGATCATCCCTCTCGAGAGAATGGGTTTGCCGGTCTTCAAAAACGAAAGAAACAAGCCGCCAATACCGATCAACGCGCCGCCGACTCCCACAAGAGAGAAGAGCGGCTTCACCGCTCCCTGGATGGAAAGAATGATGGGCAGTAAAAATATCGTCATACCTGCGATGCCGTGGGTGATGGCAAGGACAAAGGTGGGGGACTTTCCGGATGTCTGAATTGTGCGGGTTAAAGTCACTGCAAGGAAACCGATAATGGCGAAGACCAGGTACGAGGTCCGCAGGGAGGCGAGGTGCTGCCAGACGAGACCGACAGCAAGGCTCAGCGGAATGATCGTAGAGACGATGACGACCACGGGAGAGTCCAGCACCTCCATCCCCAAAATAAAAATAAGCAGCGCAGCGACGAGAAGCACGCCGAAGGCGATGGTATAGGCGACGATGGGGAGGGTCCCAAACCCATCTATACCTGCCGAAACCTGATAGGATGCCAGCAGGACTGTGAGCAACAGAAGTACGCGGTCAAGGGAAGAAAACCTCATTTAGATGACTTCCAGCACAACCAGGATCATCGCGGCGAGCATGTAAATGGATGCATACTTGAACAAACCGAAGTTGACGCGTTCGGATGGTTTGAAGGTGATGGCGACCGCCAGCATGAGCAAACCCGCAGATAACACGCCGAGCAGTCGCAGGAAACCCCAGGTCATGCCGATGCCATACCCTGCGATGATCATGGAAGCCGCGGCCAGTATGGATGAGATTGCAATGGTGGCGCGGGTGATGGCAAGACCATATGTGGATGGGAAGGTCGGCACGCAAGCGGCTTCATAATCTTTGGCGAATTTCATGCTGAATGTAAGCGTGTGGGTCGGGATCCAGAAGAGAATGCCGACCGCGAGTATGAAGCCGATCCAATCGACGAAGCCAAGACCAAGGGCACGTCCGGCGAGGATGGGCATCGCGCCCGAAATGCCACCCCAGACGATGCTCCATGCTGTGCGGCGTTTGAGCCACATGCTGTAAACAACGACGTCAAAGAAGAGTCCCGCGAAGACGATGAGACCGTATAAAGCATCCATTGCTGCCGCCCAGCCGACGCCGATGACCGAGAGGATCAAGCCGATGCGCAGGACTTCGTTTTCGCCCACCACGCCTGATGAGGTGGCGCGTTTGTTTGTGCGACCCATTTTTGCATCGATGTCGCGGTCCCACCACATGTTGAGGACGGTACTTCCCGCGATGGCGAGAAACAAACTTGCAGAGAGCTGCAGGATGGATCCCATGTTAAACACGGGGCAACGAGCGCTCATGTAACCCGCCAAACCGGTGGCAAGGAGTAAACCCGATTGCAAGGGTTTGGTGAGGCTCCAGTAGATTCCGATCTTCGATTTTATATCCATGATCGAGGAATGAGCGGTGAGGGTGGTCATACTGTACTCCTAAAACGGTATTCGAGATTCGATACCTGTCTACGATGCCCGATTATCGACGTTCGATGAAGTGACATTTTAACCGAATATCGAATCTCAATGAACAAATACTGTCACCTTACGCATCGGAACCCCACCCCCGGGCTGAAGTACATGGGCGGGGCGCTGTTTCGTACCCAGGCACGCAAGTCCATGTCGTAGGTATCCTTGGATCCGCCGCGCATGAAGCGGTCGCTGAAACCTTCCTGCGGCTGCACATCGCCGATCCATTGCCAGACGTTGCCCGCCATGTCATAAAGCCCGTATGGCGAGGCGGAATCAAGGGTTTCGTATCCGTCGTACGTTTTTCCATTGTAGAAGCCGACCGGGCTCGTGCGCGAGCCGAAGGTTTTCATATCTTCGAATGGATCGCGGCTGGCGTAGAAGTTGGCATTCTCACGGTGAATCTCCCAGCCCCAGGGGAAGGGACGGGCATCCGTACCGCGCCCGGCTTTTTCCCATTGGATCTCGGAAGGAAGTTTGTAGTCGTAGAATTCGCAGTAACCCCATGCGCCGAACCAGGTGACCATCGTCATTGGATGGTTTTCGTATCCTTCCTGTGGGGTGAAGCGGCTTCCATCGAAATTGATTCTCTGCGAAGGATCATTCAGCGGGATGAACACCCAGTCGCCAGCTTTGATTTCTATCTCGTGATTCACGCCATTGAAGGGGTCACCGGGATAATAGCCGGCGATGCTGTCGCCATCCAATTTTATGTAGCCTGCCGCGAGAGCCGCGTTTAGAAAATCAGCATATTGGGCTGTGGTCACATCAGTGACCATGATCTCGTAGGCGCCTGTGGTTTCGGGTTTTTCGTGCTGTCCGAAGAGGAACTCGCCTGCAGGGATTTGCGCCCATGTGTTGGGATCAATGCCTGTATCGAAAGCGGGGATCGGAGCGTTCAGATCCACGGGGGCACAGGATGCCAGCAACACCGCGAACAGGATGGAGGTCAGGAAGATGCGTTTCATTTCGCCACCTCTTCAGCGAGTTCGTGAGTCGCTTCTTCTCTCCAGCGTCCCTTCGGTTTGAAGAGGTCAGTGAGGCGCCAGACCATGACGACTGCCAGTAGAACCAATAACATACCAAGTCCGAAGTCGATCATGTACATGAGTATGTTGACAAGCGGCTGCTGTTCGGCTTCGCTGATGAAGAGTCGCTTCATTGCGAAAACCGTCATCGCGCCGAGGGCAATATCGGAAAGGAAGATGATGCCCCAGCCGTAAATCTGGCGGACCCTGCCTTTCAGCCCGAGCATGTCGCCGTAGTACATCAGGATGATGGTGGCAATGATGGCTGAGAGCGCGTGCCAGTGACCGGTCAGTTCGATGCGTTCCTCGCGCGCGGGCCACATGCGGAAGATCTCGTCGAGACGGATCGCCATGAAGATGCCGACGCCGCTGGTTGTAAAGTTCATGAAAAGCATCTGCCAGGTGGGACCAAACTTAAGCGGGTCGCTGACCATAGCGCCAAGTTTTTGCAGGAAGGTTGGTTTGGCTAGATGCGCCGTGCCATCTTTGATTAATTTGCCCCAACTCCAGATGAGCAGGAAGAGCGCCGCCAGCATGGACGGGGTCGCACCGACATAGATGATCATGTGCGCGATCGGTTCGAGCGGCGTGACCACGCCCCACACGCCGAGGTTGAGCACGATACAGCCGAGGATCATCAGTGGCATGGCGATCTTGTGCCAGATGCCCTTGAAATTGAGCCAGCGGCCGATGATGAGCGTGATCATGATGGCGATCAGCGCCAGCATGATGTGAAGATGACCGATGACGGAATACTCCATCGTTGTTTTATGCGGCAGGCGGATGATATTCTCAGCGAGAAAGACTTCGAAGCCGTTGCCGAAAAATGAACCAGGCACCGCGCCAAATAGTGCGGAAATGACCGTCGTCACAGCGGTGGTGAAGAAGGCGACGCGTTCGAGGTCAACGCCTTTTTTCGTGCGGGCGTAATCCGTGTCGGTGATGTAGTATTCTTTATTCCAGGGCCAGAGCGCGATACACAACAATACACCCGCGAAGAATATGAGCGAGAGACCCGTGATATACAACCCGTGGAACGCCCAGTTGTGACCGAAGTACGCAAAGCCCATGCCGAAGACCATTGTCAGAATATAACCGACCGTGATCAGCACGCGCACCGACATCTTGAAGAATTCCTTCATCTTCAACAAGCCTGTGACCATGTACGTCTCGATGGCGACAACCGCCATGGCAATCGAGTGATACAGAATGACGATTCGCCCCTCGCGCTCGGCTTGCACGATGTCCATGCCGAGCAGTTTGATCACCACCTCGCGCACGCCCATCTCAGCCATTGGACCGGACAACATGCCCCATACAGCGGTGATCATAGCGATCATTGCAATCGCCACGAGGATCAGCCCCTTGGTGGAACCGAAGAGATAGATGAAACGCGTTTTCATAAACTGCATGAAAAACCTCCAAACGCCCTCACCCCACCCCTCTCCCATGTTGGGAGAGGGGCTCCGGGAATGGGGGACTTTTATCCTTTCTTGGCGAAGCCCAGCGCATACGCTCCTGACATCAGGAATAGCAGGGGAGTGAGGATGAGCATGACGAATTCGGGGCTGAAGAATAGCAATTGCCTGCCCATTGTTATGAAAGCGAGCGCGATGCCGCCAAGCCCGATCAACAATCCGCCGATGCCGACCCACCAAAACCCCTTTGGCGCGCCCTTTGCAATGAATGGACCGATGAAGATCACAAGACCAGCGATACCGTGAAAAAGCGGAACCGCGATCTTCCGAAGATTATCCATTCCGCCGATGCTTGTCACAGCGATCGCAAGGAATCCGAGTGCGGCAAACCATTTGAATGCCCTCTTCCAGGCGGGAAAGTATTCCTCAGCCAGCCCCATGGAAATACCCAACGGGATCAGACTGGCAACTGTCAGGACGTAGGGCGAGGCGAGGATTCCCATCCCGAGAAAGATGAGCAGCAATCCAGAAACCAAAAGCACCGCAAAACCCATCAAGTAGTACAGGTTATGCAGTGCTTTGTGCAACTGGTAGCGCTGATAAAAATACCAGCACAGGTACGCGGCGATC
This portion of the Anaerolineales bacterium genome encodes:
- a CDS encoding PadR family transcriptional regulator; this translates as MANTESLENVVLELRRGVIVLAALSQLGAAEYGYSLLKKLADLGLEVDQGTLYPLLRRLEAQGLLESDWKIEESRPRRYYVISTEGKKLLPKLKKEWTGIVSVMDRMLS
- a CDS encoding DegV family protein, encoding MKLGIVTDSTSDLPGYLIEQHEIQVVPTVLVLEGREYKDGIGISREEFYARLPSLQTHPTTAAPSIGDFLSPYRTLLDSGCDHILSIHAASQLTAIVNIAKQAAGNFPGKVTVVDSGSLSMGLGFQVLAAAETGDLGLKAALEAAESARKRLQVKAALDTLEYLKRSGRVPGVVANLGGLLSIKPMIELRDGEVKAIGAVRTTALVDEKILNFALEVGEMERLAILHTNAEARARKLLDELMERARKSVPREILLVNITAVIGTHLGPNGLGFAAIKK
- the recG gene encoding ATP-dependent DNA helicase RecG, with product MQPSLEKLRKFFRLEHENKYENTAIIGGLAKMLDYWEGEARADGITEEVIQAVVSRLRGYEKLPPAGRADSLKGLWKRIGETYPEAGQKPKTQNQPPRPPRSDAEGTANAPEAAPAPSRNQNQQRQHPQKQKHAPGQRFDSATSARHSQTPAALNAQLTVLQGVGPRNAESLEKLGMKTLGDMLYYFPRRYEDYTLLKPIQSLMYGDVVTVLGTIQSVHNRPVRGGKMNIIEVIISDGTGSMRITFFNQPWLMNRLKQGDAISVSGKIDQYLGRIVMNSPDWESVEMENLHTNRIVPIYSLTERITQKWLRNQMKQVVSYWAPAVVDALPDTIKREAQLVSLGEALTQAHFPDSQARLKLARERLAFDEIFYLQMGVLRQKRDWQAVEGKRFAVPDEWLGARLAALPFTLTSAQQKSLSDIRRDLDSGKPMNRLIQGDVGSGKTVIAALGASMVITNGAQAAVMAPTSILVEQHFRTISSLLAGENGFLRQDEIRLLVGSTTGSEKEAIRAGLADGSIKIVIGTHAVIEPDVQFKELQFVVIDEQHRFGVEQRAELRSKGTNPHLLVMTATPIPRSLALTMFGDLDISVMDEMPVGRQPIATHVLRPQERERAYTMIRAQVKNGNQAFIVYPLIDESEKINVRAAVDDFETLSNQVFPDLKLALLHGRMKPGEKDDVMLKFRDKEFDILVSTTVIEVGVDVPNSTLMLIEGADRFGLAQLHQLRGRVGRGSVASTCLLIPTHEDEAENERLQAMATTNNGFELADLDLKLRGPGEFLGTRQAGFASSLKMASITDVALIEKAREHAKALFERDPYLSQPEHALLAESFERFWKGTTSDLS
- the coaD gene encoding pantetheine-phosphate adenylyltransferase; translated protein: MVRALFPGTFDPIHYGHMDIANRASKLFDEVVMAVYDKPLKSLMFSPEERIALVKEAFKDNAKIKVTGYSGLTIEFARKIEAHVIVRGLRVFSDFEFEFRMALANQRLAGDAVETVALITAEQHTFLSSSTVREIAMLDGNVSSMVPPHVDRALKGKVAQMGEQSLPNALRD
- a CDS encoding BrnT family toxin; translation: MQYNFDWDPVKARRNLKKHGVSFLRAARVFLDPFAISIYDEDHSENEDRWVTIGAESNEILLVVVHTFRNVDADNTIIRIIFARIADKDEAQQYHERRS
- a CDS encoding ATPase gives rise to the protein MDILQLIDRLEELFNDAKAVPFTHNVVVDEDKMLELIDQMRITIPEEVKKAQQIVAQRERVMAQAQEESNRTLQIARDKADQLVQKDIVTQEAQRRADQIVSQARAEAEAIRADADNYVLDMLMQLQDQIAKLSNQVNNGIRMVQEDQLRKSAASPSVSMPDKVEK
- a CDS encoding UbiA family prenyltransferase encodes the protein MTTLTAHSSIMDIKSKIGIYWSLTKPLQSGLLLATGLAGYMSARCPVFNMGSILQLSASLFLAIAGSTVLNMWWDRDIDAKMGRTNKRATSSGVVGENEVLRIGLILSVIGVGWAAAMDALYGLIVFAGLFFDVVVYSMWLKRRTAWSIVWGGISGAMPILAGRALGLGFVDWIGFILAVGILFWIPTHTLTFSMKFAKDYEAACVPTFPSTYGLAITRATIAISSILAAASMIIAGYGIGMTWGFLRLLGVLSAGLLMLAVAITFKPSERVNFGLFKYASIYMLAAMILVVLEVI
- a CDS encoding SUMF1/EgtB/PvdO family nonheme iron enzyme; translated protein: MKRIFLTSILFAVLLASCAPVDLNAPIPAFDTGIDPNTWAQIPAGEFLFGQHEKPETTGAYEIMVTDVTTAQYADFLNAALAAGYIKLDGDSIAGYYPGDPFNGVNHEIEIKAGDWVFIPLNDPSQRINFDGSRFTPQEGYENHPMTMVTWFGAWGYCEFYDYKLPSEIQWEKAGRGTDARPFPWGWEIHRENANFYASRDPFEDMKTFGSRTSPVGFYNGKTYDGYETLDSASPYGLYDMAGNVWQWIGDVQPQEGFSDRFMRGGSKDTYDMDLRAWVRNSAPPMYFSPGVGFRCVR